A stretch of the Lineus longissimus chromosome 10, tnLinLong1.2, whole genome shotgun sequence genome encodes the following:
- the LOC135494792 gene encoding EF-hand domain-containing family member C2-like, with translation MALPFLPGNSFNQRLGKNKFHKSHHFDMNNEVAMLVGGETKPGIGGDPLRGQRLKPVNSTYPCGAGSKLPAWVAFDRQVLCFDAYFQEAVDEKREEQFRIRNCKIYFYLEDDSIQVIEPRIKNAGIPQGTLIRRHRIPRSPPNDEEFYNVEDFNIGKEICLYSRVFKLTGCDEFTQNFLCKLGVRVNQPDGAPVDPYMGYRKAMDESMQPLRPYEKHDTLKQFLDHDRHVLRFYCFWDDSDNMFGDPREMVLHYFLADDTIEIRECIPANSGRDAAPMFLRRQRLPKDIVPLNQPGVATDRTVLNVFGPTGHGGRYILDSLKTGAVHHEYYTDSDLTIGSCLNVWGRKFILCDCDTFTQEYYKTKYGIEDFTPVRYKSQDSSAKSQQWPPYNGFGSEEDSLCSCMGLIPKPPRRDFIKFMEKDRHGLDSNVLRYLAKMETTKPIDADRRFIISYFLSDDTILVFEPPVRNSGIIGGKFLERGRVKKPMQQRYSTDLSEYYSASDLFVGAGVDFNCHRFNIIDADEYAFRYMEKCAGEYPKANIQVILQTLAALANQKKDEVKSFFMRNDPNGSGILMYEQFHNLIKQLAPQLTEHEIMTIARYYGDDAEQNAQIDIKTLISIVQEQLRKNNFEGFVKLSENFQHMDNSRCGVLDADTVRKVCHALHVPIADDMLRALLVKMVSNDQGHIDYESFIKNLNWRDCPVAPMSAQGVRFDEGWAGNQAKDQITQVRYQVLLDDILGGSE, from the exons ATGGCGTTGCCATTCCTACCAGGGAATTCATTTAATCAAAGG CTTGGAAAGAACAAATTTCACAAGTCCCACCACTTCGATATGAACAATGAAGTTGCCATGCTTGTTGGCGGAGAAACGAAGCCAGGAATTGGAGGTGACCCACTCCGAGGGCAGAGACTGAAACCAGTGAATAGTACCTATCCCTGCGGTGCCGGAAGCAAATTGCCAGCCTGGGTAGCATTCGACAGACAAGTGCTATGTTTTGATGCTTATTTCCAAGAGGCTGTCGATGAAAAGAGAGAGGAACAGTTCCGCATCCGAAATTGCAAAATCTACTTTTATCTAGAAGATGATTCCATTCAAGTTATTGAGCCTAGGATAAAGAATGCTGGTATACCGCAAG GTACACTAATCCGACGACACAGAATCCCACGCTCACCTCCAAATGACGAAGAGTTTTACAACGTGGAGGATTTCAACATTGGCAAGGAGATCTGCCTGTACTCACGTGTCTTCAAGCTGACTGGCTGTGATGAATTCACACAGAACTTCTTGTGCAAGCTCGGAGTCCGAGTCAACCAGCCCGATGGAGCACCTGTTGATCCTTACATGGGATACAGAAAAGCT ATGGATGAAAGCATGCAGCCCCTCCGCCCTTATGAGAAACATGACACACTCAAACAATTCCTTGACCATGACCGCCATGTCTTGCGCTTCTACTGCTTCTGGGATGACTCTGACAACATGTTCGGTGACCCAAGGGAAATGGTCCTCCATTATTTCCTCGCAGACGACACCATCGAGATTAGGGAATGCATCCCAGCAAACTCTGGCCGCGATGCTGCACCGATGTTCTTGAGGAGACAGAGGCTACCCAAAGACATTGTGCCGTTGAATCAGCCGGGCGTGGCCACGGACAGAACCGTCCTGAATGTGTTTGGTCCCACTGGTCATGGGGGACGATATATCTTGGATTCCCTGAAG ACTGGAGCCGTCCATCATGAATACTACACTGACAGTGACTTAACTATTGGTtcttgtctcaatgtctggggAAGAAAGTTCATTCTCTGTGATTGTGACACTTTCACGCAAGAATACTACAAGACGAAATATGGAATCG AGGACTTCACACCTGTCAGGTACAAATCCCAGGATAGCTCAGCCAAGTCCCAGCAGTGGCCGCCCTACAATGGCTTCGGAAGTGAGGAGGATTCTCTCTGCTCTTGCATGGGCCTGATCCCCAAGCCACCAAGGCGCGACTTCATCAAATTCATGGAGAAAGATCGTCACGGCCTGGACAGCAACGTCTTGCGTTACCTTGCCAAGATGGAGACGACGAAACCAATTGATGCAGATCGACGATTCATCATTTCGTATTTCTTGTCTGATGACACGATATTAGTATTTGAACCTCCAGTGAGGAATTCCG GAATCATCGGAGGTAAATTCTTAGAGCGTGGCCGCGTCAAGAAACCGATGCAACAGCGTTACAGTACCGACCTTTCCGAGTACTACTCCGCCTCCGACTTGTTTGTTGGTGCCGGAGTCGACTTCAACTGCCATCGTTTCAATATCATAGATGCAGACGAGTATGCCTTTAGGTATATGGAGAAATGTGCTGGTGAG TACCCCAAGGCCAACATCCAGGTCATCCTGCAGACCCTGGCTGCCCTCGCAAACCAGAAGAAAGACGAAGTCAAATCATTCTTCATGCGGAACGACCCCAACGGCAGTGGCATCCTCATGTACGAGCAGTTCCACAACCTAATCAAGCAGCTGGCCCCACAGTTGACGGAGCACGAGATCATGACCATCGCCCGTTACTATGGCGACGATGCGGAGCAGAATGCACAGATTGATATCAAGACACTCATCTCAATCGTCCAAGAGCAGCTGAGGAAGAATAACTTCGAGGGTTTCGTCAAGTTGAGCGAGAATTTCCAACATATGGATAATAGCAG ATGTGGCGTGCTGGATGCTGACACCGTAAGGAAAGTGTGCCATGCCCTCCATGTGCCGATCGCTGATGATATGCTGAGAGCACTTCTCGTCAA GATGGTCTCAAATGACCAAGGTCACATCGACTATGAAAGCTTCATCAAGAACCTGAACTGGAGGGATTGCCCTGTTGCCCCGATGAGTGCGCAGGGTGTCCGATTCGATGAAGGCTGGGCTGGCAACCAAGCTAAGGACCAGATTACTCAAGTGCGATATCAAGTTCTCCTGGACGACATCTTGGGTGGATCCGAATAA
- the LOC135495060 gene encoding deoxycytidylate deaminase-like isoform X1: MATGETENIDQGYLGWEEYFMGMAAMAAQRSKNTVKVGAVLINPDKKIVGVGYNGMPLHIPDGNHTEQQHNDLMCDAQTNAILFRSVADLSRCVMYTTCFPTMESAKIIIQSKITHLYYLSHGNQHIPNYDLVKKLLGDGDVKSQPFKPSRRKIDIDFFRFGEVSTGVTLQSPTT; encoded by the exons ATGGCGACCGGAGAAACCGAAAACAT AGATCAGGGGTACCTGGGCTGGGAAGAGTACTTTATGGGTATGGCTGCAATGGCCGCACAGAGAAGTAAGAACACCGTCAAG GTTGGCGCAGTCCTTATAAACCCCGACAAGAAGATAGTTGGAGTTGGTTATAACGGCATGCCGCTCCACATTCCAGATGGAAACCACACTGAACAACAACATAACGATCTAA TGTGTGACGCCCAGACCAATGCTATCTTGTTCCGGAGCGTTGCGGACCTGAGCCGCTGTGTCATGTACACTACGTGTTTCCCCACCATGGAGAGTGCGAAAATTATCATCCAGTCCAAAATAACGCACCTTTACTATCTCTCTCATGGGAATCAACACATTCCGAATTATGATCTCGTAAAAAAGCTGCTTGGGGATGGAGACGTAAAGTCACA ACCATTCAAGCCCAGTCGCAGGAAGATTGATATCGACTTCTTTAGGTTTGGTGAAGTGAGCACCGGAGTCACTCTGCAGTCACCGACGACATAA
- the LOC135495060 gene encoding deoxycytidylate deaminase-like isoform X2 yields the protein MATGETENIDQGYLGWEEYFMGMAAMAAQRSKNTVKVGAVLINPDKKIVGVGYNGMPLHIPDGNHTEQQHNDLMCDAQTNAILFRSVADLSRCVMYTTCFPTMESAKIIIQSKITHLYYLSHGNQHIPNYDLVKKLLGDGDVKSQQFKPSHRNIEIDFERFGDVRVELRAQTSTS from the exons ATGGCGACCGGAGAAACCGAAAACAT AGATCAGGGGTACCTGGGCTGGGAAGAGTACTTTATGGGTATGGCTGCAATGGCCGCACAGAGAAGTAAGAACACCGTCAAG GTTGGCGCAGTCCTTATAAACCCCGACAAGAAGATAGTTGGAGTTGGTTATAACGGCATGCCGCTCCACATTCCAGATGGAAACCACACTGAACAACAACATAACGATCTAA TGTGTGACGCCCAGACCAATGCTATCTTGTTCCGGAGCGTTGCGGACCTGAGCCGCTGTGTCATGTACACTACGTGTTTCCCCACCATGGAGAGTGCGAAAATTATCATCCAGTCCAAAATAACGCACCTTTACTATCTCTCTCATGGGAATCAACACATTCCGAATTATGATCTCGTAAAAAAGCTGCTTGGGGATGGAGACGTAAAGTCACA GCAATTCAAACCCAGCCATAGAAACATTGAAATCGATTTCGAGAGGTTTGGTGATGTCAGAGTTGAACTCCGTGCACAGACGTCGACATCATAA